In the Phycisphaerales bacterium genome, ATTGCGCCCGACGGGGCCCATCGTGACGCGGACGGCGTCGGCCAGGCGGGTGACGCCCTTGCGGATCTCGACCTGCGCCTCGTTGCCGAACATCATCTGTTTCGTGGACATGATTCAGTATTCTCGCTTTGAGTTGGAGTGGTTATCGAGCCGCTCGCGATCACTTCTCGATGACGCCGAGCAATTCGGATTCCTCGATGATCACGTGCTTGACGCCCTTGATCTCGATTTCGCTGCCCGCGTACTTGCCGTAGACGACGGTCTCGCCCTTCTTGACGCCGACGGCGGCGCGCTTGCCGTCCTTGAGCAGCCGGCCCGGCCCGGTGGCGACGACGGTGCCCTGCTGGGGCTTCTCTTTGGCGCCTTCGGGCAGGTACAGCCCTGAAGCGGTCTTCTGCTCCGGGTCGTTGGGTTTGATCAGCACTCGATCATCGAGCGGTTTGACTTGCATGGGTGAACTCTCCTGTGAGGGGTTGTTTCGTTTCATGATGTAATCGTCGCCAGCGCTTTCTCGCGCGGAATCCTGGTTGCAAATCCAAAGGGTGGCCGCTCCTCTTTATCCGGCACGTCGACCAGTTCGATCTTCAGGATGTCGCCCGGCCGCACCGACAGGGCCACGTTGCGCTTGCGCGAATCCTGCCCGATGAAGTGCATGCACACGACCTCCTGCCAGCCGGTTGGATGCGTCACCACGCGCTTGCCGTGACCTGAGATCAGGTACTCCGAACCATCGCGCAGCGTCACGCGCACCACGAGCATTTTGCACTTGTCCGGCGTGTCGCACATCTCGCCCGCCAGATCGGAAAACAGCAGTTCGATCTCCTCGACCCAGTCGACCCCGGCCGGCGCGAACGGCGGCGGCTTGAGCGATGCGGGGCGCTTGCGGCTCGCCGCCCGGTCCGCACCGCGCTTCGCCTTCGTCTTCGCCTTCGATTTCTTCTTGCCGGGTGAGGGCATCGGCTCCTTTCATCAAGACGGAAGCGGCGCGGTCAGAATCCCATGCCGCCCATTCCACCCATGCCGCCGCCCATACCGCCCATCCCTCCCATGCCTCCCATGCCGCCGCCGTGGCCATGGGCGTGGGCGTGATCGTCTTTTTCCTCGGGCTTGTCAGTGATGATGCAGTCGGTCGTGAGCAGAAGCGAAGCGACGGATGCAGCATTCTGAAGTGCTGTGCGGTCGACCTTCGTCGGGGTGACGACGCCCATCTTCACGAGGTCGCCGTATTCGTCGGTGAGCGCGTTGTAGCCGAATGATCCCTTGCCCTCGGCAACCTTGGCGACCACGACGGTGCCCTTCTTTCCGGCGTTGTCGGCGATGGTGCGAAGCGGGATGCTCAGGGCGTTGCGCACGAGATCGACGCCGTGCTGTTCATCGCCCGTGCAGGAGTTGCGGACCTTCTCGAGGGCGGGGATGGAACGGACAAAGCTGACCGCCCCGCCGGGTACGATGCCTTCGGCGACGGCGGCGCGGGTGGCGTGCAGCGCATCTTCAACCATCGCCTTGCGGGCTTTGAGTTCGGCTTCGGAGGCGGCGCCGACGTTGATCTGCGCCACGCCCCCGGCGAGTTTGGCCAGGCGCTCTTCCAGCTTCTCCCGGTCGTAATCGCTCGTCGTGTTGCCGATCTCTGTGCGAATCTGCTCGATTCGCGCCTGGATTTCCTTCGTGGAGCCGGCGCCTTCGATGATGATGGTGTTCTCGCTGGTGATCTCGAGCTTCTTGGCCAGACCGAGCTGGCTGATCTGCACCTGGTCGAGATCGATGCCGAGGTCCTTCATGATGGCCGTGCCGCCGGTGAGCACGGCAATGTCGCCGAGCATCGCCTTGCGGCGGTCGCCGTAG is a window encoding:
- a CDS encoding co-chaperone GroES, which produces MQVKPLDDRVLIKPNDPEQKTASGLYLPEGAKEKPQQGTVVATGPGRLLKDGKRAAVGVKKGETVVYGKYAGSEIEIKGVKHVIIEESELLGVIEK
- the groL gene encoding chaperonin GroEL (60 kDa chaperone family; promotes refolding of misfolded polypeptides especially under stressful conditions; forms two stacked rings of heptamers to form a barrel-shaped 14mer; ends can be capped by GroES; misfolded proteins enter the barrel where they are refolded when GroES binds), with amino-acid sequence MAIKELSFDIEARQQLLAGVQKLAAAVKSTLGPRGRNAVLDKSWGGPTVTKDGVSVAEEIELRNKFENLGAQLVKEAASKTSDDAGDGTTTATVLAEALFKEGLKFIAAGADANALVRGMRKAVEAVTAEIGKLSKPVRGKDDIQSVATISSNNDPEIGKIMADAFEKVGKDGVITVEEGKSLETYVDLVEGMQFDRGYLSPNFVTNVDEMEVQFEKALVLIYEDKIDSLTKLVPFLEKVQQAKKPLLIIAEDVTGEALSTLVINKLRGVLNVAAVKAPGYGDRRKAMLGDIAVLTGGTAIMKDLGIDLDQVQISQLGLAKKLEITSENTIIIEGAGSTKEIQARIEQIRTEIGNTTSDYDREKLEERLAKLAGGVAQINVGAASEAELKARKAMVEDALHATRAAVAEGIVPGGAVSFVRSIPALEKVRNSCTGDEQHGVDLVRNALSIPLRTIADNAGKKGTVVVAKVAEGKGSFGYNALTDEYGDLVKMGVVTPTKVDRTALQNAASVASLLLTTDCIITDKPEEKDDHAHAHGHGGGMGGMGGMGGMGGGMGGMGGMGF